In one Arthrobacter jinronghuae genomic region, the following are encoded:
- a CDS encoding head-tail connector protein, with protein MRTYATEEDLTDAKVDVPENAAGLLRSASSLVRSSTKTARYRTDGHGMPVEPYIVDAFRDATCAQVKFWADMGVDPTLGAAGVKPLAASKSINGASVQYSTYVSTAEARANAAGTLGPDAYYILEDAGLLGGAVQLL; from the coding sequence ATGCGTACGTACGCGACAGAGGAAGACCTGACCGACGCGAAGGTCGATGTTCCTGAGAACGCTGCGGGCCTCCTCCGGTCCGCTTCATCCCTCGTCCGGTCCAGTACCAAGACCGCCCGCTACCGGACGGACGGCCACGGGATGCCGGTGGAGCCCTACATTGTGGACGCCTTCCGGGACGCCACCTGCGCGCAGGTGAAGTTCTGGGCCGACATGGGCGTGGACCCCACGCTCGGGGCCGCGGGCGTGAAACCCCTGGCCGCGTCGAAGTCCATCAACGGGGCGTCCGTCCAATACTCCACCTATGTGTCGACGGCTGAGGCTCGCGCCAACGCTGCCGGCACGCTGGGCCCGGACGCCTACTACATCCTGGAGGACGCCGGGCTGTTGGGCGGGGCGGTGCAGCTGCTGTGA
- a CDS encoding phage major capsid protein, with translation MAETTSNDLYVPEVWASLAQASFKGKSILLQATVTDDELVGQPGDVVKFPKWNALGEMEDLEELVPMDTEKLTQSATEARIKEAGKAVEISDTAQLVGLGNAQDEAIRQFGVLAARKIDADLYAAATAVVTGGRTFSDGTPAVDSSPLLFNAGGSIGWDGLVDASAIFGDDWEPGDFSGFYLNSSERARIMKDPNFIAAQQGAGTNGIINRGLIGDLGGVPAFVTNRVPAGKSLLLKNGALGLKYKRRPIVEQDRDILKRANVVTTNMHYATHRINDGGVLVINWNAAA, from the coding sequence ATGGCTGAAACAACCAGCAACGACCTTTACGTCCCGGAAGTATGGGCCTCCCTCGCCCAGGCTTCCTTCAAGGGAAAGTCCATCCTGCTCCAGGCCACCGTGACCGACGACGAGCTTGTCGGCCAGCCCGGCGACGTCGTGAAGTTCCCGAAGTGGAACGCGCTCGGCGAGATGGAAGACCTCGAAGAACTGGTCCCGATGGACACCGAGAAGCTCACCCAGTCCGCGACTGAGGCGCGCATCAAGGAAGCAGGCAAGGCTGTCGAGATCTCCGACACCGCGCAGCTCGTCGGCCTCGGCAACGCCCAGGACGAAGCCATCCGCCAGTTCGGTGTCCTGGCTGCCCGCAAGATCGACGCGGACCTGTACGCCGCGGCCACTGCCGTGGTCACGGGCGGGCGGACCTTCTCCGACGGCACTCCCGCTGTCGACTCCTCCCCCCTGCTGTTCAACGCCGGTGGTTCCATCGGCTGGGATGGGCTGGTGGACGCCTCGGCGATCTTTGGTGACGACTGGGAGCCGGGCGACTTCTCCGGCTTCTACCTGAACAGCTCGGAACGGGCCCGCATCATGAAGGACCCGAACTTCATTGCAGCCCAGCAGGGCGCGGGTACGAACGGGATCATCAACCGGGGCCTGATCGGTGACCTCGGCGGCGTTCCCGCCTTCGTCACCAACCGCGTACCGGCCGGGAAGTCCCTGCTGCTCAAGAACGGTGCGCTTGGCCTGAAGTACAAGCGCCGCCCGATCGTGGAGCAGGACCGCGACATCCTCAAGCGCGCCAACGTGGTGACCACCAACATGCACTACGCCACCCACCGCATCAACGACGGCGGCGTCCTGGTCATCAACTGGAACGCTGCGGCCTGA
- a CDS encoding phage minor capsid protein, with amino-acid sequence MIRPDDAATLAKGVQEMYAEAETLLLQRIANALAAGSDAPEWVEQKLLNIHFLQRQMDKILADLGAGVPGAVEKAIGFAYNRGIATAGAELTSVGLINGAFNAVQPTGAVTALVAETMRFIEPAQFQIRRAAMDIYQQVITQVTAQTTLGTATRREASRLALTRFAKQGITGFRDTAGRRWNMASYAEMAVRSSTASAMLQGHTDRIQELGVDTVIVSNAPEECAICRPFEGKVLSLSGRTMGRLSDGKTVYASLAKAKGDGLYHNNCRHSHSIYLPGITKARTDTADPEGNALRAKQRAYERRIRELKRETAIAESYGDAEARVAKGKLRAKQQEFTAWREANDRKNLSYRTNLTAR; translated from the coding sequence ATGATCAGACCCGATGATGCTGCGACCCTCGCCAAGGGGGTGCAGGAAATGTACGCAGAAGCGGAAACCCTCCTGCTGCAGCGCATCGCCAACGCCCTCGCGGCGGGCTCTGATGCACCGGAGTGGGTGGAGCAGAAGCTCCTGAACATCCACTTCCTGCAGAGGCAGATGGATAAGATCCTGGCCGACCTCGGCGCGGGCGTTCCTGGTGCGGTGGAGAAAGCCATCGGGTTCGCCTACAACCGGGGCATCGCCACCGCGGGCGCGGAGCTCACCAGCGTGGGCCTGATCAACGGGGCGTTCAACGCCGTGCAGCCTACCGGCGCGGTGACTGCCCTGGTCGCGGAGACGATGCGGTTCATTGAGCCGGCACAGTTCCAGATCCGCCGGGCCGCGATGGACATCTACCAGCAGGTCATCACGCAGGTGACCGCGCAGACCACTCTCGGGACGGCCACACGCCGGGAAGCATCACGCCTGGCATTGACCAGGTTCGCGAAGCAGGGCATCACCGGCTTCCGGGACACCGCTGGCCGGCGCTGGAATATGGCGTCCTACGCGGAGATGGCGGTCCGTTCATCCACGGCCTCGGCCATGCTGCAGGGCCACACGGACCGGATCCAGGAACTCGGCGTGGATACAGTCATTGTTTCCAATGCCCCCGAGGAATGCGCCATCTGCCGGCCCTTCGAAGGCAAGGTGCTCAGCCTGTCCGGCCGCACCATGGGCCGCCTCTCCGACGGCAAGACCGTGTACGCCTCCCTCGCCAAAGCCAAAGGCGACGGACTCTACCACAACAACTGCCGGCACTCCCATTCGATCTACCTGCCCGGCATCACCAAAGCCCGCACCGACACCGCAGACCCGGAAGGCAACGCTCTCCGGGCCAAGCAGCGCGCCTACGAACGCCGCATCCGGGAGCTCAAACGGGAGACGGCCATCGCCGAATCCTATGGGGACGCCGAAGCGAGGGTGGCAAAAGGAAAGCTCCGCGCCAAGCAGCAAGAGTTCACTGCCTGGCGCGAAGCCAACGACCGGAAGAACCTGAGCTACCGGACGAACCTCACCGCACGCTAG
- a CDS encoding DUF6221 family protein encodes MITITEFLVARIAEDEATAQAFGQATGSLLLEEDASGDLMLTIGADRVLAECAAKRAIVEHWGPYETLEGPDLLRALAAVYADHPDYQPDWAQEG; translated from the coding sequence ATGATCACGATCACTGAGTTCCTCGTCGCACGTATTGCGGAGGATGAGGCAACCGCACAGGCGTTCGGGCAGGCCACTGGAAGCCTGTTGCTGGAAGAGGACGCAAGCGGGGATCTGATGCTCACCATTGGAGCTGACCGCGTCCTTGCCGAGTGCGCGGCCAAGCGGGCGATCGTGGAGCACTGGGGACCCTACGAAACGCTCGAGGGGCCTGACCTGCTCCGCGCCCTCGCCGCCGTGTATGCCGATCACCCCGATTACCAGCCCGACTGGGCGCAGGAAGGTTAA
- a CDS encoding phage portal protein yields MALPANGTTWPPAELDNILPKLREYSALYSNDTDALADIYARGNHGRKGVLGRLRTWFLGSKPTEQQDTSNIHISLGQEICRTSANLLFSEPATATVEDEKVQERLDLIAGPQFEQTIVSAAEISAALGGVYFRTAWDVKTRDHAFITKVDMDMALPVFSWGQLVAVTFWRVVAEENSTVWRHLERHELVNGNGVIFHGLYQGTTDNLGVMVPLTEQPATAGIQVDAEGKIDTLTEGLAVAYAPNISPSALWRHDPLGANLGRSDLEGIEQSLDALDELYSSWLRDIRLGKGRLIVGESMLRDLGAGMGAGFDLDASIFTPVKAAPSSAGSEKMAIEQVQFEIRTEDFLKAIDHFRRIILGAAGYSPQTFGMVDDGGAVTATEVGARERVSFITRKRKILGLKPALEYILAKTLAVDAVVFPGKGAQPLDVTVSFPDGLSDDPEAIARTNQLDWASQSASVETRVRRGHPDWDETQIDDEVAKIREEFGGELADPEDFGKDGAGLSTPPEPAPEPVGATG; encoded by the coding sequence GTGGCTTTACCCGCCAACGGCACCACCTGGCCTCCCGCAGAGCTGGACAACATCCTCCCCAAGCTCCGCGAATACAGTGCCCTGTACTCCAACGACACCGATGCTCTCGCGGACATTTACGCCCGCGGGAACCATGGCCGGAAGGGTGTACTCGGCAGGCTGCGCACCTGGTTCCTCGGGTCCAAGCCCACCGAGCAGCAGGACACCTCGAACATCCACATCAGCCTCGGCCAGGAGATTTGCCGGACCAGTGCCAACCTGCTGTTCTCGGAGCCTGCCACGGCCACTGTGGAGGACGAGAAGGTGCAGGAACGCCTGGACCTCATCGCGGGACCCCAGTTCGAACAGACCATCGTGTCCGCTGCGGAGATCAGTGCGGCGCTCGGCGGTGTGTACTTCCGCACCGCATGGGATGTGAAGACCCGTGACCACGCCTTCATCACGAAGGTGGATATGGACATGGCCCTGCCGGTGTTCTCGTGGGGGCAGCTGGTAGCGGTCACGTTCTGGCGGGTTGTTGCTGAGGAGAACTCCACCGTGTGGCGGCACCTTGAACGCCACGAGCTGGTGAACGGTAACGGGGTGATCTTCCACGGCCTGTACCAGGGCACGACGGACAACCTCGGTGTCATGGTCCCGCTCACCGAACAGCCGGCAACCGCGGGTATTCAGGTGGATGCGGAAGGGAAGATCGACACCCTCACCGAGGGCCTCGCCGTCGCCTACGCCCCCAACATCAGCCCCTCCGCACTGTGGCGGCACGACCCGCTCGGTGCGAACCTCGGCCGCTCCGACCTCGAAGGCATCGAACAATCCCTCGACGCCCTCGACGAGCTGTACTCCTCCTGGCTGCGCGACATCCGGTTGGGTAAGGGCCGGCTGATCGTGGGCGAGTCCATGCTCCGCGACCTCGGCGCCGGCATGGGCGCAGGGTTCGACCTCGACGCCAGCATCTTCACCCCCGTGAAGGCGGCACCGTCCTCGGCCGGGTCCGAGAAGATGGCTATCGAGCAGGTCCAGTTCGAAATCCGGACCGAGGACTTCCTCAAAGCCATCGACCACTTCCGCCGCATCATCCTCGGCGCCGCAGGGTACTCCCCGCAGACGTTCGGCATGGTGGACGATGGCGGGGCGGTCACAGCCACGGAGGTTGGTGCGCGGGAACGGGTTTCGTTCATCACCCGGAAGCGGAAGATCCTCGGCCTGAAACCGGCACTGGAGTACATCCTGGCGAAGACGCTGGCCGTGGACGCTGTCGTGTTCCCGGGCAAGGGCGCGCAACCGCTCGATGTGACGGTGAGCTTCCCTGACGGCCTGTCCGATGATCCGGAAGCCATCGCACGCACGAACCAGCTGGACTGGGCCTCACAGTCCGCCAGCGTGGAGACGCGGGTACGCCGCGGTCATCCGGACTGGGACGAAACCCAGATCGACGACGAGGTCGCGAAGATCCGCGAGGAGTTCGGCGGGGAGCTGGCCGACCCGGAGGACTTCGGGAAGGACGGCGCCGGGTTGTCCACACCACCTGAACCAGCCCCCGAACCCGTCGGAGCCACAGGATAG
- a CDS encoding PBSX family phage terminase large subunit, giving the protein MATAVSPKQLQFLQNSNARVNILEGAIRSGKTIIALLRWLMFVARAPKGGELLMIGRTRDSVWRNMIAPLQNTDLFGDLAKHVVGNYGAPTVKILGRVVHVMGASDAKAERVLRGMTVAGALVDEVTTIPEEFFTQLLGRMSVDGAQLFGTTNPDSPAHWLKKKFLDRIGALTNPLLDWTRWSFTIDDNPSLKPSYVEAIKNEFTGLWYRRFILGEWVAAEGAVFDFWNPNYHDAEDLPGQVIRWSQLPQMTRLFGVGIDYGTTHATSAIILGLGTDHRLYFVDEWRYEAGQAQLRMTDAQQSAAIRAWLDEDHLPYPSSLKPEWTIVDPAAASFKVQLAADGLNNIINADNDVLYGIRTMSSLMMAGKLLVSDRCPGIIQEFPGYSWDPKATERGEDKPLKVADDSIDPGRYVITTTETNWRPYVDLAA; this is encoded by the coding sequence GTGGCGACAGCGGTGTCCCCGAAGCAGCTCCAGTTCCTCCAGAACAGTAACGCCCGCGTCAACATCCTTGAGGGTGCGATCCGGTCAGGGAAGACCATCATCGCGTTGCTGCGGTGGCTGATGTTCGTGGCCCGCGCCCCCAAGGGCGGTGAGCTGCTGATGATCGGCCGGACCAGGGACTCGGTGTGGCGGAACATGATCGCCCCACTGCAGAACACGGACCTGTTCGGTGACCTCGCCAAACATGTCGTCGGGAACTATGGTGCGCCGACCGTGAAGATCCTTGGCCGGGTCGTGCACGTTATGGGTGCCAGTGATGCGAAAGCGGAACGGGTCCTGCGAGGCATGACCGTGGCCGGCGCTTTGGTGGATGAGGTTACGACCATCCCGGAGGAGTTCTTCACCCAGCTCCTCGGCCGTATGTCCGTCGACGGCGCACAACTGTTCGGCACCACCAACCCTGACTCCCCCGCGCACTGGTTGAAGAAGAAGTTCCTCGACCGCATCGGGGCGCTCACGAACCCGCTCCTGGACTGGACCCGCTGGTCCTTCACCATCGACGACAACCCCTCGTTGAAACCCTCCTATGTGGAGGCCATCAAGAACGAATTCACGGGCCTCTGGTACCGGCGCTTCATCCTCGGCGAATGGGTGGCCGCTGAGGGCGCTGTCTTCGACTTCTGGAACCCCAACTACCACGACGCCGAAGACCTCCCTGGGCAGGTCATCCGCTGGTCACAGCTGCCCCAAATGACCCGCCTGTTCGGGGTCGGCATCGACTACGGCACCACGCACGCCACCTCAGCGATCATCCTCGGGCTCGGCACAGACCACCGGCTCTACTTCGTGGACGAATGGCGGTACGAAGCCGGCCAAGCCCAACTGCGGATGACCGACGCCCAGCAGTCCGCCGCGATCCGTGCCTGGCTGGACGAAGACCACCTGCCGTATCCGTCGTCCCTGAAACCTGAGTGGACGATCGTTGACCCGGCCGCCGCATCGTTCAAGGTGCAGCTGGCCGCCGACGGGCTGAACAACATCATCAACGCCGACAACGACGTCCTGTACGGGATCCGCACCATGTCGTCCCTGATGATGGCCGGCAAGCTCCTCGTCTCCGACCGCTGCCCCGGCATCATTCAGGAGTTCCCCGGCTACTCGTGGGACCCGAAAGCCACCGAGCGGGGCGAGGACAAGCCGCTCAAGGTCGCGGACGACTCCATCGACCCGGGCCGGTACGTCATCACCACGACGGAAACGAACTGGCGGCCCTACGTAGACCTAGCCGCATAA
- a CDS encoding DUF4145 domain-containing protein, which yields MNIGVSRVGSVPSSWETNRAVVVGWWDTKTPESWTPSFLQGQDYPDVPQDIGEPASEAHQTFSIGAIRSSVLMARSVIEAVAKDHGIHKGPLVAKIDALSAANLIKDFTKDTAHVIRAFGNDMAHGDFGVPLDKEDAEGVLDFMDLLLREVYQDPAKLKALKSKADARKATPAP from the coding sequence ATGAATATTGGCGTCTCCAGAGTTGGGAGTGTGCCCTCGAGTTGGGAGACAAACCGCGCTGTGGTCGTCGGTTGGTGGGACACCAAAACTCCTGAGTCCTGGACACCCAGTTTCCTGCAGGGTCAGGACTACCCGGATGTGCCTCAGGACATCGGGGAGCCCGCATCCGAGGCTCACCAGACGTTTAGTATCGGTGCCATACGGTCGTCTGTGCTTATGGCTCGATCGGTCATCGAAGCTGTGGCCAAGGATCATGGAATCCATAAGGGGCCCTTGGTTGCCAAAATTGATGCCCTCTCCGCCGCCAATCTGATCAAGGACTTTACGAAAGACACGGCCCATGTGATTAGGGCATTTGGCAACGATATGGCTCACGGCGATTTCGGAGTTCCTCTGGATAAGGAGGATGCCGAGGGTGTTCTGGACTTTATGGATTTGCTTCTCCGCGAGGTCTATCAAGACCCTGCCAAGCTCAAAGCACTCAAGAGCAAGGCTGATGCCAGGAAGGCCACGCCGGCACCCTAA
- a CDS encoding RusA family crossover junction endodeoxyribonuclease produces the protein MTARSWSITLPWATPPVKPNGGYSNRYAHAKKVRDTRQAMGLLARQAGIPALDRCRVELTWFVPDRIARDVDNLAWTLKPLCDALAGTKPMDHQIVPNDTPEWMEKPMPSIVYRPGAPKEMVLTVTEIPPVTGG, from the coding sequence GTGACCGCCCGCTCCTGGTCGATCACCCTGCCGTGGGCGACTCCACCGGTGAAGCCGAACGGCGGCTACTCGAACCGGTACGCCCACGCCAAGAAGGTCCGGGACACACGGCAGGCCATGGGCCTCCTGGCCCGACAGGCAGGCATCCCAGCCTTGGACCGGTGCCGGGTGGAACTGACATGGTTCGTGCCCGACCGGATCGCCCGCGACGTCGACAACCTGGCATGGACCCTCAAACCGCTTTGCGACGCGCTGGCCGGCACCAAACCCATGGACCACCAGATCGTCCCGAACGACACCCCCGAATGGATGGAGAAGCCCATGCCGTCGATCGTCTACCGGCCCGGAGCACCCAAGGAAATGGTCCTAACCGTGACCGAAATACCGCCTGTCACTGGGGGATAA